From the Plasmodium vivax chromosome 5, whole genome shotgun sequence genome, one window contains:
- a CDS encoding hypothetical protein, conserved (encoded by transcript PVX_090095A), producing MKLDISCFCFLSKNEYRVLTAIEMGMRNHEYLPVSLIASIANLRKEGITSVLKKLLKNKLISHENKKYDGYKLTYLGYDFLALRAFINRGILKSVGNQIGVGKESDIYICKDTSGNLLCLKIHRLGRISFRTIKNNRDYYGKKKFRNWLYLSKIAATKEYAYLKALHESNFPVPKPYDLNRHMILMSYVNGYPLSHVKVSNPFKIIDVLINTIIRFAKANIIHGDFNEFNILIDDDERITVIDFPQIVSLQHANAKLYFDRDVRGVVNHFYRKYKIKIEDFPVYEDVISLSSDKLALDENLISSCDEQALMGVLQNDGSDSGFASPEQGSGESGGSGEGDQGDQSDGGDGSDGSDGSDGSHRSGGSHRSGESHHSEANHRREADRRIEANRRFEANRPSAVSESTQGETPRSVGTQGEDPFSSEGKYKDAYESNAEREKSSEQLEKRSDGLDDSGMGSAQGVAEDQRENEKEEEETKGRGGSSPMEGEEAPTNGKCSHAEEKTQDEGEDRPDDLPVCGEEETEGKIGSGKRDDQVGAASEKGILSEAVGEEAIGDEGSGDEASGDEASELTAYSSCDSEGCLSADSTKKLSETWQPHIKKYTKEYAKSKLKYMYRKKKNKEKYKENLKTKNKKKLMEKIKNYA from the coding sequence ATGAAGCTGGACATCTCGTGCTTCTGCTTTTTGTCGAAAAATGAGTACCGGGTGCTGACGGCGATAGAAATGGGCATGCGGAACCACGAGTACCTGCCCGTGTCGTTAATAGCAAGCATAGCGAATTTGAGGAAGGAAGGCATAACGAGTGTGCTGAAGAAGTTGCTGAAGAACAAGCTGATCAGccatgaaaataaaaagtacgATGGGTACAAACTAACCTATTTAGGGTATGATTTCCTAGCCCTAAGAGCATTTATAAATAGAGGCATCCTAAAAAGTGTAGGCAATCAAATAGGCGTTGGGAAAGAATCAGACATTTACATATGTAAAGATACGAGTGGAAATCTGTTGTGTTTAAAAATTCACAGACTGGGGAGAATATCATTTAGAACCATCAAAAATAATAGGGACtattatgggaaaaaaaaattccgaaATTGGCTCTACTTGTCCAAAATAGCTGCCACCAAGGAGTATGCATATTTAAAAGCTTTGCATGAAAGTAACTTCCCTGTTCCGAAACCGTATGACCTGAACAGGCACATGATTCTCATGTCATATGTAAATGGGTATCCCTTATCACACGTAAAAGTTAGCAACCCCTTTAAGATAATTGACGTTTTAATAAACACCATCATCAGATTTGCCAAGGCGAATATAATTCATGGGGACTTTAATGAGTTTAACATTTTGATTGATGATGATGAGAGGATAACTGTTATTGATTTCCCTCAAATCGTTTCCCTTCAGCATGCGAATGCGAAACTGTATTTCGATCGAGACGTTAGGGGCGTCGTTAATCACTTTTATAGAaagtacaaaataaaaattgaggaCTTCCCTGTGTATGAAGATGTCATTTCGCTGAGCAGCGACAAACTTGCGTTGGACGAGAATTTGATTTCCAGCTGCGATGAGCAGGCCTTGATGGGCGTCCTGCAGAATGATGGCTCCGACTCGGGCTTCGCCAGCCCCGAGCAGGGGAGCGGTGAGAGCGGCGGGAGCGGCGAAGGTGACCAAGGTGACCAAAGTGATGGAGGTGATGGAAGTGATGGAAGCGATGGAAGCGATGGAAGCCATCGTAGTGGAGGAAGCCATCGTAGTGGAGAAAGCCACCACAGTGAAGCCAACCACCGCAGAGAAGCAGACCGCCGCATCGAAGCAAACCGCCGCTTCGAAGCAAACCGCCCAAGCGCCGTCAGCGAGAGCACGCAGGGGGAAACCCCCCGCAGCGTGGGCACCCAGGGGGAGGACCCCTTCTCATCTGAAGGGAAGTACAAAGACGCCTACGAGAGCAACGCGGAAAGGGAGAAGTCAAGTGAACAGCTGGAGAAAAGGTCGGACGGATTGGATGACAGTGGTATGGGGAGTGCACAAGGGGTAGCGGAGGATCAGCGGGAAAATgagaaggaagaggaggagaccAAAGGCAGGGGGGGTAGTAGCCCCATGgagggtgaagaagcgccCACAAATGGGAAGTGCAGCCATGCGGAGGAGAAGACCCAGGATGAGGGGGAGGACCGTCCTGATGATCTCCCCGTTTGTGGTGAGGAAGAGACGGAGGGCAAAATCGGCTCGGGCAAGCGGGACGACCAGGTGGGTGCCGCTTCAGAAAAGGGCATCCTCAGCGAAGCGGTTGGTGAGGAGGCGATCGGTGATGAAGGAAGCGGTGATGAAGCTAGCGGCGACGAGGCGAGCGAATTGACGGCCTACTCCAGCTGCGACTCGGAGGGATGCCTCTCCGCGGACTCCACCAAGAAGCTGTCCGAAACGTGGCAGCCccatataaaaaagtacaccAAGGAATACGCGAAGAGCAAGCTCAAGTACAtgtacaggaaaaaaaaaaataaggaaaagtACAaggaaaatttgaaaacgaaaaataaaaagaaactgatggaaaagattaaaaattatgcgtAA
- a CDS encoding hypothetical protein, conserved (encoded by transcript PVX_090100A) — protein MDRRTVGLQRKRDPPEEEHQTDVLIVGANTGGLLLSLDLARKNVNHLVINSCDRNRKEVNAEDISEQYLLYPRTLEILQDLGILSEVLKRSLKLTGVSFYVGNKLINQTDKTFFQNCNGSTAYMLSINKTTLNNVLRRRLASISSHAVQDGTILWGLSQKGFSACTRGKGGRKHKGSAARMHAHLDHQQGGQNGKGRGTNGGGGTNGRRSRSDVKKMYTLPSLLKRRQGEASGHLSGHLGGHLGGEKKKKRNFTPRESQHSSTSSGSSGCSGCSDHNEKYTNWLDRYRVRSSSSDTGSSFSTPMHGDHSGNSTCEDGFFQGCSRSPLNRLPPEGHRRATPTAHVRLVKDTKGETKQHTGSYVEVPHDRNKPVCGMHSTAEPIEGKKSWRNGVFFWGERDKHGSVEKDAQDDSSGGKPTRDAPTRGSPTTDDRPKKPPHCSIRSKFIVGVDGRRSSIRKLANIKMEGKKNQPIEYISVDVCAKWNFSMSHYNLSLVQSEHGLATCFPILTDMRNIYEQNFYCNDEAFAHVIERTKEEYTFGRDPPQGGSSLRRGQSVGRTPRSFGGQPSEERGATSRAGQPGEARQPREPRQPHQPSESRQPHQPSESRQPHQPSESRQPCLLRNGLQGETAKEAPHQSGSGRGADPGGDEDPANLVTGATSEGDSRRESKENPRGAAQDEPVQAPIGKHPRDPQEGDQEGGQEESQEEGQEEGSTNWQRISHHPSAPPPCEGTPNLITPSGAHTGEPTENGTDRIESPSSGTSEFLSSGEPQNGYVERGDNQSGGDAPQGDTPRGGSDNSFFSEEVSIEEDSCGGGEDGAPEGHPCKHYHLRAKTDGGKWGESHVAGTDSGDPSKHSDENKVEGRDSSAWGSHSSAASHSQESSDNTVGAKRHGESAIGGNPNDGDAFPKGEETKWANGHIGGGSLQSEERWGSPWEDGPERCATSGTPPKREHPPRSSRSSDPSMDPSSDNNANAFSDAVSNNSGCTAHRSSPLSIRRGGYNWHLTICRRAKKQPHEEAICLTKQTNKLNHMQVIHLIEKIFPNVKIFYMYNLKRGIHRGQMCQEFYKQGIILAGEANCLHNPMFSVSINLTVHDVYSIGWRLKYLLHYNSSPILVEAYQKERQYVSQKVLSWSSEIFFFFFLLNNFASSYFASFLNCCAKTISRLTSTGNLLDSFYKKTFLLQSDYYRLGLVHTSAKLTSRHFMCADRPRNCVLRCITLESNAYEQNDAVRLYDYLGGHTHTLLLCIRQMDSSRGCACRVGPPERCPLRINPFSSKGGEGSSPYGYSRDGYSHCGYYHRGYSHDADTFDKLSKIGRLTYSAMARGRRDSPLSILWVVCGGQKNEFARRHSIVSAGTDTNASITMNGNILSAILSTVCPQMMHRATLHSRDSPLNALLTKIRATNNLGRQTILYDFMGDFQKQLNIKLAAPCRFSDLCGSGSAMYIFVRPDMHITHMNYLNDENEVTAFVDYVYSFYG, from the coding sequence ATGGACCGGCGAACGGTTGGCCTCCAGAGAAAAAGGGATCCCCCGGAAGAGGAACACCAAACAGACGTGCTCATCGTCGGGGCCAACACAGGGGGTCTTCTACTCTCACTAGACCTCGcacgcaaaaatgtaaaccaCTTGGTGATCAACTCATGCGACAGGAACAGAAAGGAAGTAAACGCAGAAGACATAAGTGAGCAATATTTACTCTACCCAAGAACGCTGGAAATTTTACAAGACTTAGGTATCCTCTCAGAGGTACTAAAGAGAAGCTTAAAACTGACAGGAGTGAGTTTCTACGTTgggaataaattaattaatcaAACGGACAAAACGTTCTTTCAAAACTGCAATGGGTCAACAGCGTACATGTTAAGTATAAACAAGACCACGCTGAATAACGTCCTGCGGAGGAGATTGGCTTCCATCAGTTCGCACGCCGTGCAGGATGGCACCATCCTGTGGGGGCTCAGTCAGAAGGGGTTCTCCGCGTGCACAAGGGGAAAGGGGGGCCGCAAGCATAAGGGTTCCGCTGCTAGGATGCACGCACATTTGGACCATCAACAGGGAGGACAAAACGGGAAGGGGAGAGGCACAAAtggagggggaggcacaaATGGACGGAGAAGCCGCAGCGACGTGAAGAAGATGTACACCCTGCCCTCCCTCCTTAAGAGAAGGCAAGGCGAAGCGAGCGGCCACCTGAGCGGCCACCTGGGCGGCCACCTgggcggggaaaaaaaaaaaaaaagaaatttcaCCCCGAGGGAAAGCCAACACAGCTCGACCAGCAGCGGCAGTAGCGGCTGTAGCGGCTGTAGCGACCACAACGAAAAGTACACCAATTGGTTGGACAGATACAGAGTTCGCAGCTCATCGAGCGACACGGGCTCCAGTTTTTCAACCCCCATGCATGGCGACCACTCTGGGAACAGCACCTGCGAAGATGGCTTCTTCCAAGGTTGTTCGAGGTCCCCCCTAAATAGACTCCCTCCTGAGGGCCATAGGAGAGCTACACCCACGGCGCATGTGCGGTTGGTAAAGGAcaccaaaggggaaacaaaacagCACACAGGTAGCTACGTAGAAGTGCCCCATGATCGTAACAAACCTGTCTGTGGAATGCACAGTACGGCTGAGCCTatagagggaaaaaaatcgtgGAGAAAtggggtttttttttggggggaaagggACAAGCATGGCTCGGTGGAGAAAGACGCACAGGACGACTCATCCGGGGGAAAGCCCACAAGGGATGCACCAACTAGGGGTTCACCAACGACGGATGACCGACCCAAAAAGCCGCCGCACTGCTCAATTAGGAGCAAATTCATAGTCGGCGTTGATGGGAGAAGATCCTCCATCAGAAAACTagcaaacataaaaatggaagggaagaaaaaccaGCCAATCGAATACATATCTGTGGATGTCTGCGCCAAATGGAACTTCAGCATGAGTCACTACAACTTGAGCCTCGTTCAGTCGGAGCATGGCTTGGCCACATGCTTCCCCATTCTCACTGACATGCGAAATATTTacgaacaaaatttttattgcaaTGATGAGGCATTCGCGCACGTCATTGAGCGAACCAAGGAGGAGTACACCTTCGGAAGGGACCCCCCCCAGGGTGGCTCTTCGCTCAGAAGGGGGCAGTCCGTTGGGAGAACGCCTCGTTCGTTTGGGGGGCAACCCTCGGAAGAGCGGGGCGCAACGAGCCGAGCAGGGCAGCCAGGGGAGGCACGCCAGCCAAGGGAGCCGCGTCAACCCCATCAACCAAGTGAATCACGTCAACCCCATCAACCAAGTGAATCACGTCAACCCCATCAACCCAGTGAATCACGTCAACCATGTCTACTGCGAAATGGCCTCCAGGGGGAAACTGCCAAGGAGGCTCCTCACCAGAGCGGCAGCGGGAGGGGGGCCGATCCGGGGGGGGATGAAGACCCGGCCAATTTGGTAACAGGCGCCACCTCAGAGGGGGATTCACGAAGGGAATCGAAAGAGAATCCACGGGGAGCCGCGCAAGATGAACCTGTGCAGGCCCCCATCGGAAAACATCCACGTGACCCCCAGGAAGGGGACCAAGAAGGGGGCCAAGAAGAGAGCCAAGAAGAGGGCCAAGAAGAGGGGAGTACAAACTGGCAGAGGATAAGTCACCACCCAAGTGCACCCCCCCCATGTGAAGGCACGCCCAATTTAATTACACCAAGTGGTGCACATACAGGTGAACCTACGGAGAATGGGACTGACCGGATTGAATCCCCCTCTAGTGGCACGTCAGAGTTCCTATCCTCAGGGGAACCTCAAAATGGGTACGTCGAACGGGGGGACAACCAATCGGGGGGGGACGCTCCACAAGGGGATACTCCACGCGGGGGGTCTGACAACTCCTTCTTTTCAGAAGAAGTTTCCATTGAAGAGGACTCCTGTGGGGGGGGCGAAGATGGAGCACCTGAGGGGCACCCCTGTAAGCACTACCATCTTAGGGCTAAGACTGATGggggcaaatggggggaaagccACGTGGCAGGTACGGACAGCGGGGATCCCTCCAAGCACAGCGATGAGAATAAAGTTGAGGGGAGAGATTCATCTGCGTGGGGGAGCCACTCCTCTGCCGCGAGCCACTCACAGGAGAGCAGTGATAACACTGTGGGAGCAAAACGACACGGCGAAAGTGCTATAGGAGGAAATCCAAACGATGGGGATGccttcccaaagggggaagaaaccaAATGGGCGAACGGACAcatcggggggggaagtctcCAAAGTGAGGAACGGTGGGGAAGTCCCTGGGAGGATGGCCCTGAAAGGTGTGCCACGAGTGGAACTCCCCCGAAAAGGGAGCATCCCCCCAGGAGCAGTCGATCGAGCGACCCCTCGATGGACCCCTCGAGTGACAACAACGCGAACGCGTTCTCCGACGCAGTGAGCAACAACTCGGGGTGCACCGCCCACCGCAGTTCCCCGCTGAGCATACGCAGGGGAGGCTACAACTGGCACCTGACCATATGCAGGCGggcaaaaaaacagccacACGAAGAAGCGATTTGCCTAACGAAACAGACAAACAAATTGAACCACATGCAAGTGATCCATTTGATTGAAAAAATCTTtccaaatgtaaaaatattttatatgtataatttgaAGAGAGGAATACATAGAGGGCAAATGTGCCAGGAGTTTTATAAACAGGGGATCATTCTAGCAGGGGAGGCCAACTGTCTGCATAACCCCATGTTTAGCGTAAGCATCAATCTGACTGTGCATGATGTGTATAGCATTGGCTGGAGGTTAAAATATCTGCTGCATTACAATTCGTCCCCCATCCTGGTGGAGGCATACCAGAAGGAGAGACAGTACGTTTCGCAGAAGGTCCTATCCTGGAGcagtgaaatttttttttttttttttttattaaacaatTTTGCAAGTTCCTATTTTGCCTCCTTCCTGAATTGCTGTGCCAAGACGATTAGCAGGCTCACTTCCACTGGTAACCTTTTGGATAGCTTTTACAAAAAGACTTTTTTGCTGCAGAGTGACTACTACAGATTAGGCCTTGTACACACCTCCGCAAAACTCACAAGCAGGCACTTCATGTGCGCAGACCGCCCAAGGAACTGCGTCTTAAGGTGCATCACCCTGGAGAGCAACGCCTATGAGCAGAACGACGCTGTTCGGTTGTACGACTACCTGGGGGGGCATACACATACCTTACTTTTGTGCATACGGCAAATGGACTCCTCCCGGGGTTGTGCTTGCAGGGTGGGCCCCCCAGAGAGGTGCCCCCTTCGTATCAACCCGTTTtcctccaaggggggggaaggaagctCCCCCTATGGCTACTCCCGCGATGGTTACTCCCACTGTGGATACTACCACCGTGGCTACTCCCACGATGCGGACACCTTTGACAAGCTATCAAAAATTGGCAGACTAACTTACAGCGCCATGGCCAGGGGGAGACGCGACTCGCCGCTCAGCATCCTCTGGGTTGTGTGCGGCGGTCAGAAAAACGAGTTCGCGCGCAGACACTCTATCGTCAGCGCGGGCACAGACACGAACGCGAGTATCACCATGAATGGAAATATTCTCTCGGCCATCCTTTCTACTGTATGCCCCCAGATGATGCACAGAGCCACCCTCCACAGCAGAGACTCCCCACTGAATGCCCTTCTTACCAAAATCAGGGCCACCAACAACCTGGGCAGGCAAACCATCCTCTACGATTTTATGGGCGACTTCCAGAAGCAGCTAAACATCAAGTTAGCCGCCCCCTGCCGTTTCAGCGATTTGTGTGGGTCCGGATCAGCCATGTATATTTTCGTTCGCCCCGACATGCACATAACGCACATGAATTATTTGAACGACGAGAATGAGGTTACTGCTTTTGTCGATTACGTGTACAGCTTCTACGGCTGA
- a CDS encoding holo-(acyl-carrier protein) synthase, putative (encoded by transcript PVX_090105A; Possible apicoplast targeted protein. Curated by Stuart Ralph, Walter and Eliza Hall Institute of Medical Research, Australia.), whose amino-acid sequence MNRSGKMHLIGENDEEMFNQISSSVMRSNPMWGGNYERNGLLEIVNNQTEVPIDLAHFEKEVRKLIHLMRFEDFQLNITFVSLKEMKEVNRTHRGKNEPTDVISLLHCVHSGEGVSPGGDFASGGGLRSGDIYLCPAYISRECVLARVRYERGLLADQSGGSDRSDGSDGEVGESTLANRDTQQSDQGELRPRGVNKLFGTLFCAHQRLPLYVLHGLIHLTNKDHVKNANEYNAFMDVEEDLIGKYLKFHHYTHTFYSHYVIGLGTDILNVNRIYKILQKGSGAFFLRKVLSSLELRELAQGGEAAGSDQLGGADGKADRKADRHADCQADRHADCQADRHADCQADRHADRHADCQADCHADCQADCHADCHADRQADCPEDCREDPTQSLVQKLTANCTLKLAIHVSKKFAAKEAILKSMGRGLSSISKYGLSMNDIEVRNDKYGKPLVFLYDQARQIANEMGIVNIFLSLSDERITCTSHNLTKDESTVCKSCTYLIHAQALSVGSNV is encoded by the coding sequence atgaacaggtcaggtaaAATGCACCTGATTGGGGAGAACGACGAGGAGATGTTTAACCAGATAAGCAGCAGTGTGATGAGGAGTAACCCCATGTGGGGAGGAAACTACGAACGAAATGGCCTTCTCGAAATTGTAAATAACCAGACGGAAGTACCCATCGACCTGGCCCATTTCGAGAAGGAAGTGAGGAAACTCATCCACCTAATGCGATTTGAAGACTTTCAACTGAACATAACGTTTGTGAgtttaaaagaaatgaaggaGGTGAACAGGACTCACAGGGGAAAGAATGAGCCGACGGATGTCATTTCGCTGTTGCACTGTGTGCACAGTGGGGAAGGCGTTTCTCCTGGTGGCGACTTCGCCAGTGGGGGGGGCCTGAGGTCCGGCGACATTTACTTGTGCCCCGCGTATATAAGCAGGGAGTGTGTGCTGGCCCGGGTCAGGTACGAGCGCGGGTTATTGGCCGATCAAAGCGGTGGGAGCGATCGAAGCGATGGGAGTGACGGCGAAGTGGGCGAGTCCACGCTGGCCAACCGCGACACCCAGCAGAGTGACCAGGGGGAGCTGCGCCCCCGAGGCGTGAACAAACTGTTTGGCACCCTCTTCTGCGCCCACCAGCGGTTGCCCCTGTACGTTCTCCACGGATTAATACACCTGACGAACAAGGATCACGTAAAGAATGCCAACGAGTACAACGCATTTATGGACGTAGAGGAAGACCTCATCGGTAAGTATCTTAAGTTTCATCattacacacacacattttACTCCCACTACGTCATTGGGCTTGGCACGGACATTTTGAATGTGAATAggatttacaaaatattgcaaaaggggagtggGGCGTTTTTCCTGCGGAAAGTTTTGAGCTCGCTCGAGCTGCGGGAGTTggctcaggggggggaagcggcggggagTGACCAACTGGGCGGCGCGGACGGCAAAGCGGATCGGAAGGCGGATCGTCACGCGGATTGTCAGGCGGATCGTCACGCGGATTGTCAGGCGGATCGTCACGCGGATTGTCAGGCGGATCGTCACGCGGATCGTCACGCGGATTGTCAGGCGGATTGTCATGCGGATTGTCAGGCGGATTGTCATGCGGATTGTCATGCGGATCGGCAGGCGGACTGCCCTGAGGACTGCCGCGAAGACCCCACGCAGAGCCTCGTGCAGAAGCTCACCGCAAATTGCACGTTGAAGCTGGCCATCCACGTGAGCAAAAAGTTCGCAGCCAAAGAAGCGATCCTGAAATCCATGGGGCGCGGTTTAAGCTCCATTTCCAAGTACGGCCTAAGCATGAACGATATAGAAGTAAGAAACGACAAGTATGGGAAGCCCCTCGTTTTTTTGTATGACCAGGCAAGGCAAATAGCCAACGAAATGGGCatagtaaatatttttttatccctaAGTGATGAAAGGATAACCTGCACAAGTCATAATCTTACAAAGGATGAGTCCACGGTGTGCAAAAGTTGCACGTACTTGATCCATGCACAGGCACTTTCGGTTGGGTCGAACGTGTGA